Proteins encoded within one genomic window of Humulus lupulus chromosome 1, drHumLupu1.1, whole genome shotgun sequence:
- the LOC133788431 gene encoding protein EARLY-RESPONSIVE TO DEHYDRATION 7, chloroplastic-like: protein MSASKPSGNQKSLYPEVILTNPEATSASFSKPAPSSSTLYPSIDMKDLAENLFPEDEAVSQNPIPQSSEEILVKIPGAIVHLIEKENSVELACGDFTIVGLRQGENIVAVLARIGEEVQWPLARDEAAVKVDDSHYFFALRVPANGTPENEDDEGSDHYDRQKGQFDELNYGLTIASKGQDDLLKELDKVLETYSCFSKQKVEEGKGSSGVLDGSVARETTPYELESEEEKKDLIRERSAAYWTTLAPNVEDYSSRVGKLIASGSGQLIRGILWCGDVTVDRMKWGNQYLKKNMGPCSNSEISPEAMRRVKRVKKLTKRSERVASGILSGVVKVSGFFTSSIANSKVGKKFFSLLPGEIVLASLDGFSKVCDAVEVAGRNVMSTTSVVTTGLVSHRYGEQAGKVTNEGLDAAGYAIGTAWAVFKIRKAINPKSAVKPSTLAKAAAEANSARLKSKSKK, encoded by the exons ATGTCAGCTTCCAAACCTTCTGGTAACCAAAAATCTCTATACCCAGAAGTCATTCTCACGAACCCAGAAGCTACTTCTGCTAGTTTCTCCAAACCCGCTCCTTCTTCTTCGACTCTGTATCCTTCTATTGACATGAAAGACCTTGCTGAGAATCTCTTCCCTGAGGACGAAGCCGTTTCGCAGAACCCGATTCCCCAATCTTCCGAAGAAATACTGGTCAAGATACCAGGCGCCATTGTTCACCTCATCGAAAAGGAAAACAGCGTTGAGCTCGCTTGCGGAGATTTCACCATAGTCGGGCTACGTCAAGGGGAGAACATCGTCGCAGTCCTAGCTCGTATTGGGGAGGAGGTGCAGTGGCCGCTGGCTAGAGATGAGGCGGCTGTGAAGGTCGATGACTCGCACTATTTCTTCGCTCTTAGGGTTCCGGCTAATGGGACGCCGGAAAACGAAGACGACGAGGGGTCTGATCATTACGATCGTCAAAAAGGTCAGTTCGATGAGTTGAATTATGGGTTGACGATTGCTTCGAAGGGTCAAGATGATTTGTTGAAGGAATTGGATAAGGTTTTGGAGACTTACAGTTGCTTCTCGAAGCAGAAAGTGGAAGAAGGGAAAGGGAGTTCTGGGGTTTTGGATGGGTCTGTGGCGAGAGAAACGACGCCGTATGAGTTGGAATCGGAAGAGGAAAAGAAGGATTTGATTAGGGAGAGGTCGGCGGCGTATTGGACCACTTTGGCTCCGAATGTTGAGGATTACAGTAGCCGGGTCGGGAAGCTGATTGCATCCGGGTCGGGTCAACTGATCAGAGGGATTTTGTGGTGTGGAGATGTAACAGTGGATCGAATGAAGTGGGGGAATCAGTATTTGAAGAAAAACATGGGGCCTTGTTCCAACAGCGAGATTAGTCCAGAAGCCATGAGGAGGGTGAAAAG GGTTAAGAAACTGACAAAGAGGTCAGAGAGAGTGGCAAGTGGGATTCTTTCTGGGGTGGTCAAAGTATCTGGTTTTTTCACTAGTTCAATAGCCAACTCCAAAGTGGGCAAGAAATTTTTCAGCTTACTGCCTGGAGAAATTGTCCTTGCTTCATTGGATGGATTCA GCAAGGTCTGTGATGCAGTTGAAGTTGCTGGAAGGAATGTTATGTCCACCACTTCAGTTGTGACCACTGGACTTGTTTCCCATAG GTATGGAGAACAAGCAGGGAAGGTCACAAATGAAGGACTTGATGCAGCTGGGTATGCTATAGGGACTGCTTGGGCTGTGTTTAAGATAAGAAAGGCTATTAATCCAAAGAGTGCAGTTAAACCTTCAACCCTTGCTAAAGCTGCTGCTGAAGCAAATTCTGCTAGGTTGAAATCTAAATCCAAGAAGTAA
- the LOC133788422 gene encoding amino acid permease 3-like, giving the protein MLPRSRTLPSRIHHGAVEERHDIRHYLQVEAQPKATEAEAINPQSNYTKCFDDDGRLKRTGTFWTATSHIITAVIGSGVLSLAWAVAQLGWVTGPAVLLLFAFVNLYTSNLLAQCYRTGDPVTGQRNYTYMDSVKSNLGGRRVAICGLIQYVNMFGVAVGYTIAASVSMMAVKRSNCFHKSGGKDPCHMSSNGYMITFGILEIIFSQIQDFSHVWWLSIVAAIMSFTYSAIGLGLGIGKVAVNGTIKGSLLGISIGTVTKAGTVTETQKMWRSLQALGAIAFAYSFSLVLVEIQDTIRSPPAEHKTMRKATLLSVSVTTVFYMLCGCFGYAAFGDLSPGNLLTGFGFYNPYWLLDIANVAIVVHLVGAYQVFCQPLFAFVEKWSAHKWTKSNFVTAEYDIPIPLVGVFQLNLFRMVWRTIFVMMTTLIAMLMPFFNDVVGILGAFGFWPLTVYFPIEMYIAQKKISRWSTRWMGLQILSGTCLLISIAAAVGSFAGVVLDLKTYKPFKTSY; this is encoded by the exons ATGTTGCCAAGGAGTCGAACTCTTCCTAGCAGGATCCATCATGGAGCT GTGGAAGAAAGGCATGACATCAGGCACTACTTACAAGTTGAAGCTCAGCCTAAAGCTACTGAAGCTGAAGCAATAAATCCTCAATCCAACTATACCAAGTGCTTTGATGATGATGGCCGCCTAAAGAGAACTG GAACTTTCTGGACTGCAACATCACATATTATCACAGCAGTTATAGGGTCAGGAGTCCTTTCCTTGGCATGGGCAGTGGCTCAGCTGGGTTGGGTCACAGGTCCAGCTGTGTTGTTACTCTTTGCCTTTGTCAATCTCTATACTTCCAACCTCCTTGCCCAGTGTTACAGAACTGGTGACCCTGTTACTGGTCAGAGAAATTACACATACATGGACTCTgtcaagtccaacttag GAGGAAGAAGGGTAGCAATATGTGGTTTAATCCAGTATGTTAACATGTTTGGGGTTGCAGTTGGGTACACTATTGCTGCATCCGTCAGTATGAT GGCTGTAAAGAGATCAAACTGTTTCCACAAAAGTGGAGGGAAAGATCCATGCCACATGTCAAGCAACGGGTACATGATAACATTTGGAATCTTGGAGATAATATTTTCTCAGATCCAAGATTTTAGTCACGTTTGGTGGCTCTCCATAGTTGCAGCCATTATGTCCTTTACTTACTCAGCCATAGGTCTTGGTCTTGGCATAGGCAAAGTTGCAG TAAATGGAACCATTAAAGGAAGCTTACTGGGAATAAGCATAGGGACAGTAACAAAGGCTGGAACAGTGACTGAAACACAGAAGATGTGGAGGAGTCTTCAAGCTCTTGGAGCCATTGCTTTTGCTTACTCCTTCTCCTTGGTCCTTGTTGAAATTCAGGACACAATTAGATCACCTCCTGCAGAGCACAAAACCATGAGAAAGGCAACTCTTCTCAGTGTATCAGTCACCACAGTGTTCTACATGCTATGTGGATGTTTTGGCTATGCCGCCTTTGGTgatttgtcaccaggaaaccttCTCACTGGTTTTGGATTCTACAATCCTTACTGGCTTCTGGACATTGCTAATGTTGCTATTGTTGTCCACCTTGTTGGTGCTTATCAG GTGTTTTGCCAACCATTATTTGCGTTTGTGGAAAAATGGAGCGCCCATAAATGGACAAAGAGTAACTTTGTGACAGCAGAATATGACATTCCAATCCCCTTGGTTGGTGTATTCCAACTCAACCTTTTCCGAATGGTTTGGAGGACTATATTTGTGATGATGACCACTCTTATAGCCATGCTGATGCCATTCTTCAATGATGTGGTTGGGATACTTGGAGCCTTTGGATTCTGGCCTTTGACAGTGTATTTTCCTATTGAGATGTACATAGCTCAGAAGAAGATAAGCCGTTGGAGCACTAGATGGATGGGGCTTCAGATTCTTAGTGGTACTTGTCTTCTCATATCCATAGCTGCTGCTGTTGGGTCTTTTGCTGGGGTTGTTCTTGATCTCAAGACTTATAAGCCCTTTAAAACTAGCTACTGA